The following are encoded in a window of Streptomyces sp. SAT1 genomic DNA:
- a CDS encoding extracellular solute-binding protein, with product MRRGISIAAAVTVVALAASACGGSDSDSSGKPKDPKDVSGTITYWDTSDAATEAPTYKALVKQFEAKYPKIKVNYQSVPFTDVEQKFKSAAKSGKGAPDVVRTDVGLMAEYASLGYIAPLDGTPALKDTADFTATPLNTAKYDGKTYGAPSVTDTLGLLYNKKLLQQAGIAKPPATWDEFIADAKTIKQKTGAYGTYVNPDSYFLLPLLYSNGADLADPSAKKITISDAAAVTALTTAKKINDEASMKVDFANAYQNMQTAFKNGKVAMLIQGPWSVGDDLTGSAFKGDEANLGFAAVPAGAGGKAQAPTGGHNLAVYQGSGNLDASYLFTQFMTSTESQIAIAKGTGTLPTRTSAYTSEVTADPKIAGFKPLLERTARPRVALPQVGSLFTPLQQNYVKVLQGDQSVKGGLDATAKEFQKLLPGYSVG from the coding sequence ATGCGACGTGGCATATCGATCGCCGCCGCGGTCACCGTGGTCGCGCTGGCCGCCTCGGCCTGCGGCGGGTCGGACAGCGACTCGTCCGGCAAGCCGAAGGACCCCAAGGACGTCTCCGGGACGATCACGTACTGGGACACCTCGGACGCGGCGACCGAAGCCCCGACGTACAAGGCCCTGGTCAAGCAGTTCGAGGCCAAGTACCCGAAGATCAAGGTGAACTACCAGAGCGTCCCGTTCACCGACGTCGAGCAGAAGTTCAAGTCGGCCGCCAAGAGCGGCAAGGGCGCCCCCGACGTGGTCCGCACCGACGTGGGCCTGATGGCCGAGTACGCCTCGCTGGGCTACATCGCCCCGCTCGACGGCACCCCGGCCCTCAAGGACACCGCCGACTTCACCGCCACGCCGCTGAACACCGCCAAGTACGACGGCAAGACGTACGGCGCCCCCTCGGTCACCGACACCCTCGGCCTGCTCTACAACAAGAAGCTCCTCCAGCAGGCCGGCATCGCCAAGCCCCCGGCCACCTGGGACGAGTTCATCGCCGACGCCAAGACCATCAAGCAGAAGACCGGGGCCTACGGCACCTACGTCAACCCGGACTCCTACTTCCTGCTCCCGCTGCTCTACAGCAACGGCGCGGACCTGGCCGACCCGTCCGCCAAGAAGATCACCATCAGCGACGCCGCCGCCGTCACCGCGCTCACCACCGCGAAGAAGATCAACGACGAGGCGTCGATGAAGGTCGACTTCGCGAACGCCTACCAGAACATGCAGACCGCCTTCAAGAACGGCAAGGTGGCCATGCTGATCCAGGGCCCCTGGTCGGTCGGCGACGACCTGACCGGCAGCGCGTTCAAGGGCGACGAGGCCAACCTCGGCTTCGCCGCCGTCCCGGCGGGCGCCGGCGGCAAGGCCCAGGCCCCGACCGGCGGCCACAACCTCGCGGTCTACCAGGGTTCGGGCAACCTGGACGCCAGCTATCTGTTCACGCAGTTCATGACGTCCACCGAGAGCCAGATCGCCATCGCCAAGGGCACCGGCACCCTGCCGACCCGCACCTCGGCGTACACCTCCGAGGTCACCGCCGACCCCAAGATCGCCGGCTTCAAGCCGCTCCTGGAGCGGACCGCCCGCCCGCGCGTGGCCCTGCCGCAGGTCGGTTCGCTGTTCACCCCGCTCCAGCAGAACTACGTGAAGGTCCTCCAGGGCGACCAGTCGGTCAAGGGCGGCCTCGACGCCACCGCGAAGGAGTTCCAGAAGCTCCTGCCCGGCTACTCCGTCGGCTGA